The nucleotide sequence GCAGGTCTTAGCTAAAGCCCGGTTTTGGGAGCAGCATCGGCTCACGCCGCTCACGGAGCGGCAGCGCCGCTTGGTGCAGCGGCTGCTCGACGGCTTTGAGGGCAAGCTGACTACCTCGAAGTGGGCGCGTATGGCCAAGTGCTCCCAGGACACGGCCGGACGCGACATCGCCGATCTGATCGACAAGGGTATTCTGCTCAAAGAAGGCGCAGGTGGCCGGAGCACCAGTTATCGCCTAGCACCCGAGGAAACGAGCTGCTAAGAACGAATACGGCTTATCCGTTGTACGCGTAGACCTCGATTATACAGTGGTAGGAGATCGGCCTAAAACTACCCAAATCTTAATTTGTCACATTAGTTAAACGCTGCTCTTAAAATGCTACAGGCCGCGGTGCTCGGTAGCACGCTTGCGGCGTGGAGAGGATATGCCTTAGGGCGTTGCCTAACGGCTCACGTGCCGTCGGCCAGGAGCTAGGGGGGCGGCGAAAAACGATGCCTGTACGGCCCTTTTTTTTACGGGTAGCGGTGCCGGTACCAACGGCTAGTGAGTAGGCCAATAGCCTTAACCTACTCACTATACCAGCCAAGTGGGTCGACTACCTGTGCAATTTTTACTCCGGCAGTACTGCTATCTGGATTCCTAAATTGCGTACCACGGCCACCGCCTGGTCCCAACAGACGGGGCCCGGCCGGCGGCACCGGAGGCAGAGGATACGGTCGCAGTCCTCCAAATCGAAGCTCGCGGTCAGCTCCGGGCATGCCTTGGACAGTGCCTGCAGCACCACGGCGGCCTGTTCGGCCGAGGTGACGGTGGTTCGGTAGACTTCGATGGCGTAGCTGCCCAGCGCGACAACCGGGGACCCGGCACCCAAAGGAGCCGGCAGGAGCTGCGGCGCAGGGGATAAGAAAAGAAGGCCCGTGGGCGGCCGTCGGCCGGGGCGGTCGCCCACGGGTAGGGGATGATTAGTAGGCGGCATCATTGTAGAAGAACTGCTCTTTTATGATGTAGCCCTCGGCCACTTCGAACACGCCCACCTGGTCTTTCTGCACGCGGCCTCGGTCTTTCAGCGTGACGTCCATGCCCATGGTGCAGGCAAAGTAGTATGAAGCCACGACGGGTTGACCACAAAAGCCGCCGTGCCGCGCCTCGATTTGCGCCTCTAGAAGCGCTTCTTTGTCGCGCATGGCCTGAATACCCTGGACCGTGATCGGCAGCTGCGACACGTTTTCC is from Hymenobacter tibetensis and encodes:
- a CDS encoding Fic family protein translates to MSAQIQAERQTYYDLLETSQRGPLDLTPWLTWFLQCLGRALTSAEHTLAQVLAKARFWEQHRLTPLTERQRRLVQRLLDGFEGKLTTSKWARMAKCSQDTAGRDIADLIDKGILLKEGAGGRSTSYRLAPEETSC
- a CDS encoding SnoaL-like domain-containing protein, whose product is MRTIQEIADRYYALAQRGQLHQIQDELYAPDAVSIEPENVSQLPITVQGIQAMRDKEALLEAQIEARHGGFCGQPVVASYYFACTMGMDVTLKDRGRVQKDQVGVFEVAEGYIIKEQFFYNDAAY